The window atagactattttaataatgttaaattttggttgtacaaatttaattatagtttacAACCAATTCTAGAACttgatttaattatacatacaaTTCACATCACtctatttgaaataacaaaatatGTAACTATTTGAAAGAACAAAATGTGTAACAAGTTAAAGTATTTTGATCATTAACTTAGCAGgcaatcaaaattaattaacataaaagaagaaaaaaatatcatgttgttattcAATCACCCTAACAATAAGCAACAATCTCATAACAAACAAATGATCAAAAATCAATTCCTAGACcaaacaaaatagtaaaatgCATCATTTGTGCTCAATCTCTTCCAACAAATAAGCACATATGATTGGAAAACACTTGGATAAAAAGAACATTGTACTTGACAGTACTAAGGGGGAAACAATTGACATTTGAAATTAAGAAAGCTTAAATAAACACAATTCTCCAAAttgtaagaaaaaaattgttcatCAGCAAGACATCAAAAACTTCCTCATAAGAGAATTAAGTCTTACATGGGATCCCATTGTAGTAAAATGAATCCCAATCACTCATCAATGAGATCAGTAAAAGAAGCCCAAAACCTTACCACCAACATTCTTCCTCCTAGCCTCTTCATGGTCCATAATTCCAGCTGAGGTGGTCAAGACAATGTACCCAAACTGCAAATATAGGTCACAAGCAAAAACACTACGGGTCAGCTAACAATCTTTTGGTTAGGTTATTTGCAAAAGGAAAAACATTCAAAAggcaaattttaatatataatgcaCCTGTCTAGAAGGCAACAATCTAGCTGTCCATCCCTCAATCTCCTTCACACCCACATCAAATCGAGGACTGATGACACCACATTTGTTCAGCCTTCCATTAAGTTCAACAACAATCTTTCCAGACCTGTGATCATCAACATACTCAAATTCTCCAATGTATCCTGGTGTGAAACATACAATAAGAATCAGCATATGATTTAACAAAAAAACTTTCTGAAgtaacaaatcaaattaagcACAATACCATGCTTCTGCATCACGATAAGAAACTTGATGATCACTTTTGATGAAGGTCTAATCATGACCTGACGCTTCCCTCGTTTCTCAGCATTATACATACTCTTGAGAGCATCATTGAGCACACTAACTCTCACCATCTTTGTTGTTAGTACTACTGCAAAGAAATAAGCCTTAAAGGTTTAAGTCATTCATGTAATCAGCGACTCAAGTAAACACCAACATAAACATGAAGCTCCTAACTTCAGACACATAGGAATATTCCAATCTCAAAACAATACATTTCCTTTGCCAATTAGAAGCAGGGAATCAAACCCAATGCATCTATTTCTTTCATTGTTCAGATTCATTCAAATATCATCTACGGAAATAGAAATCAAATGTAAACCCAGACGTCAGTGTGCAAGTAAAGAGATCTTTCTCACAATCAGTCAACTAGAGAATAGAGAATGGGTTATCAAAGCGATAAGACAGTAGATAAAGAGATCAGattcaaacacaaacacaaagaTAACGAATCCATCACAGTTGATACAAAAACAATGAGACGAACATTGGacgaatcgaatcgaatcaATCACAGTTGATAGAAAGGTTGAAGATTGAGGTTGATGGCTTACCGTGCGAGAATGAACAACGAATGTGCCGCCGAGTCCCTGTTGCCGCTCTAGCGCTAGGTTTCTCGGTGGCTGATCTAGTAATGTAGTAAAAGCTCCAAGTTTTATATCTCAGGCTGGCGGCACGTGTTAGTTTATTTTAGGTGCCCTAGATCTTTTATTTGGGCCTTCTAAACTATCTACGGCCCAAATAAACAGACTCCCGTATTATCCTCgacaatcatatatatttaattatgactttttagaaaaacatattaactataattttttgactgatttattttcgtatatataattaaacacatctagatgaataaaataataatattgattaaatagttttaaaaaatatatctatcataataattatacaCGTATTTTCTCTTTCAGTTCATATATGCATATAAGTTGCCAACCAATTTCAATGCCAAAGTAACTTAGTAGAAAACTACATGCCTTCCAAATTCAAAAGCTTACTAGATAGGAAAAAAAAATGGGATTGGACCACAATTATCAATGTTAACACAGATTGTGTTAATATAtctgtaaaatattataaattattattatattatataattatattagttttttttataaatttactatGATATCTATtccattatataattatattagttttttttttataaattttatgtaatgtctatatattaaacataattatttttcgTTTTTTAGCATCTAAAATCATAGTTTTGGGTTGTCTCCATCaatgttattttattcattgataatattcttatagtttaaataatatttttttctttttaaatatttatgttaatgtttttattttttctaacaattatataCTATGAGTTTTTTCGACTGTCGTTTTACCCCATCCCAGCCTTCTATGCCCATATTTGGTTGCTTTTAATCCAATCATATATGATTTTTGCTTGTTATTTAGTAAACACACTTCCATCCTCTCGTTAGATTCAGAATTCTTTCAGTTGTTATTTCACTCCAGTATTATATGTCCATGAAATTCTACCTTTTTTCGCTAGTTTATTTAGCACACACTGGCATCCTATTGTTGAATGGATCTCAACACCCATAAGTAACTTTGGAATTCTTTTTTTAGTTGTTGTTCACTGTCATTCAATACTTCGATGGTTTATTAGTGAAAAATACACTACCATCATGTAATCGGATGGATTTCAACACTCACGAGTTTAACAAACTTGAAGAAACTACCATCAACATTTTACAATCTccttttatacttaaaattcatCAAGtatttttcatcttgagtttaaagagaatgttataatataaaataaaatattatcacaatattctaatattataatattgtgataaaatcattattatattaatttctttaaaaaaatataatgtaatatatatctaataaattttTGAAGAGTGATAGGGaaagggaatgatgtgtcactaatGATAAAGgatgagaagagagaaaattgaaaaaaaaaaattgttattttttcgaTCAATCAAGTTGTAGATTGTCCACTTCATTCTCTCTTCTAAAATTTCTCctccaatcatttctctaaattctaaattttttcctccaatcatttctctaaatttttagactatattattatatataaaaacattcaaTGAGTATCATTTTAATTAGGTCAACATATTTCATCTCCATAGTCAAACCGAGGATCGcgtttatatattaagattttgttttctgaattgttcaaattcaatttataaaagaaataggttatatagttaaaatatttaaaaggagttaataatatatatatatatatatatatattaaaataataaatattttaattaatataattaatgaatagatataaatattaatttatttgaaaattattcaaataaccaaaatatttaaGGCCAAAGAAAGAGTGcttattaatgaataaataaataaacaaattacacattaattaacttttttgttttcttctttcaaaGATCAACCAATTCACACGAATAAGCTACAAATAAACTGGAATCAAACAAGCCCTccgtttttctttaatttgcttAACATGTATATCAACCCTTTTATTTATGAAGTGAAATATATCataccaataataataataaagaaacaaGGCCAAATGAAATGAagctaataaataaataaaacgcAGCcaaatttagtaaaataaaaaaataaaacaagaaagaagataaaggaaaaaaaaagttgattcaAAGTTCAAACTGAATAATGCCTAGTTGTATGAGAAATAAAAGCATATTCCAAATAAATCAGTAACaatataaacgatttttttaaaataataataataataataattaactagttaaatttataattaataaattattatgtttattcactgtaattgttattattattattatttagtttggaTAGACtagagtttattttttatttttcatttctaGAGAGctatagtttaatttaattatttaattaaaatttacctATCTAGATTCTAGCTGAAGtttaaataatactttttttaatatataattactacgtgtcttttgtattaacaaaaatttctaactgttttattttatttctaaaataaaatatatatatatatatataatcatttttaactgattgttttattttattaaaaaaattattgtttaattgaaaataatttatcaaaaaatgtcaatatacatcaatatttaattacttactattatttcaaatataatgtaattgtatcttatttatttattctttaaaaaagtatttaattttataataacatatcttatatttatataataaatacttaaaattcttaatcatgataaataataataatcatatttaatcaattataatacTAAATTATATCCAAAATCAACAACAATATCTTCGAgctaactaatttaaaaaaaaaaagaaacattaattaattataaataaaatatctatcataataattatttattatatatatatataaatattaaattttataatatctaaGACTACTATCTAACTACTATTACTATTCAATTGGGGTGGATTTACTCTAATTATAGCAAAACATAGACGAACTTGGATACGGAAACTCCATATTTGTACACGCATTCCCTCCTTCAGTTCATTAGTTTTGACGATTTCGTTCCAAATAGTTGTACCAAGATTGTATGTATTAGAGTTCATAGCCCATTTTACTAACTTCATTCCTTCCATCACATTTCCCCTTGGATCTATGACCATAACCGGTATACTTTTAGGAGTCCTTTTTTTATGTTCATGATTTTCGAAagtatttaagaaattaatttctTCGGCAGTCATGAAGTTTTTCGGTGATGTTTGGTTTATCGGAATTGATAGGCGGTATTTAGATTT is drawn from Impatiens glandulifera chromosome 3, dImpGla2.1, whole genome shotgun sequence and contains these coding sequences:
- the LOC124931017 gene encoding 40S ribosomal protein S15a-1; the encoded protein is MVRVSVLNDALKSMYNAEKRGKRQVMIRPSSKVIIKFLIVMQKHGYIGEFEYVDDHRSGKIVVELNGRLNKCGVISPRFDVGVKEIEGWTARLLPSRQFGYIVLTTSAGIMDHEEARRKNVGGKVLGFFY